One Paracoccaceae bacterium genomic region harbors:
- the cobA gene encoding uroporphyrinogen-III C-methyltransferase, whose amino-acid sequence MTTPGFVSFVSSGPGDPELLTLKAVDRLSRADAVLYDDLAPLAVLAHARSGADLVGVGKRAGRTSPRQDHVSRLLVDYARTGARVVRLKSGDAGLFGRLEEEIVALAAAGIGFEIVPGVTSASAAAAAAGIPLTRRLTARRVQFVTGADVTGGLPETLDWRALADPETTTVVYMGRRTFPALAARLMAAGLPGDTPALLAEGVGHADERLTRATVATLPGHAALTGGTAPALIIFGPLADPVARDGQDGANGA is encoded by the coding sequence ATGACCACGCCCGGCTTCGTTTCCTTCGTTTCATCAGGTCCCGGCGACCCCGAGTTGCTGACCCTCAAGGCCGTCGACCGGCTGTCACGGGCGGATGCCGTGCTCTACGACGATCTGGCGCCCCTGGCGGTTCTGGCACATGCGCGGTCTGGTGCCGATCTGGTTGGCGTGGGCAAGCGGGCGGGCCGCACCTCGCCCCGTCAGGACCATGTGAGCCGGCTGCTGGTGGACTATGCCCGGACCGGAGCGCGGGTGGTCCGTCTGAAATCCGGCGATGCCGGACTGTTCGGACGGCTGGAGGAGGAGATCGTGGCGCTTGCCGCCGCAGGGATCGGTTTCGAGATCGTGCCCGGCGTCACCTCGGCCTCGGCGGCGGCGGCGGCGGCGGGCATTCCGCTGACCCGGCGCCTGACGGCACGGCGCGTGCAGTTCGTGACCGGCGCCGACGTGACGGGCGGGCTGCCGGAAACGCTGGACTGGCGGGCCCTGGCCGACCCCGAGACGACGACCGTGGTCTACATGGGCCGCCGCACCTTTCCTGCCCTTGCCGCGCGCCTGATGGCGGCAGGGCTGCCGGGCGACACGCCCGCATTGCTGGCCGAGGGCGTGGGCCATGCCGACGAAAGGCTGACCCGCGCCACCGTCGCGACGCTGCCCGGCCACGCGGCACTGACCGGCGGCACCGCACCCGCGCTGATCATCTTCGGGCCGCTTGCCGACCCTGTCGCGCGGGACGGCCAGGATGGCGCAAACGGCGCTTGA
- a CDS encoding energy-coupling factor ABC transporter permease: MHIEEGLVTGAKLVVGYATAATAGLYTAKLALDALVDRGIASLAARSVIATAAVFTFFELLPTFPVGVSEVHFILGSTLFLILGAAPAAIGLALGLLVQGLFFAPFDLPQYGMNVTTLLVPLFAVAALARRVIAPDTPYVDLTYTQALKLSTAYQGGVVAWVAFWAFLGQGADAMSSVATFGLAYMTVIILEPLVDLAVLAGAKSMRGLQGSGLVTRRLHATA; the protein is encoded by the coding sequence ATGCATATCGAAGAAGGCCTCGTCACCGGGGCAAAACTTGTGGTGGGCTATGCGACGGCGGCGACCGCAGGGCTCTACACCGCGAAGCTTGCGCTTGACGCATTGGTCGACCGGGGCATCGCCTCGCTGGCCGCGCGCAGCGTCATTGCGACCGCAGCCGTCTTTACCTTTTTCGAGCTGCTGCCCACCTTTCCGGTCGGCGTGTCGGAGGTGCATTTCATCCTTGGCTCGACCCTGTTCCTGATCCTCGGCGCCGCACCGGCCGCGATCGGACTCGCCCTGGGCCTGCTGGTGCAGGGCCTGTTCTTCGCCCCGTTCGACCTGCCGCAGTATGGCATGAACGTGACGACCCTGCTTGTGCCGCTGTTCGCGGTCGCAGCACTTGCGCGCCGCGTCATCGCGCCCGACACGCCCTATGTGGACCTGACCTATACCCAGGCGCTGAAGCTCTCGACCGCCTATCAGGGCGGCGTCGTGGCATGGGTCGCGTTCTGGGCCTTCCTGGGCCAGGGCGCCGACGCCATGTCTTCGGTCGCAACCTTCGGGCTGGCCTACATGACCGTGATCATCCTTGAACCGCTGGTCGACCTCGCGGTCCTGGCGGGGGCCAAGTCGATGCGGGGGCTGCAGGGTTCGGGCCTGGTGACGCGGCGACTGCACGCGACAGCCTGA
- the cobF gene encoding precorrin-6A synthase (deacetylating), producing MQHLALVGIGTGSPDHLTQGAIRALNAAQVILIPRKGETKADLADLRRAICADVVTNPAVRLVEFDLPERDPATPDYLQRVGDWHDAIARVWAGTLATLRPPVDRVALLVWGDPSLYDSTLRIAARLHPAPKVTVIPGITALQALTAAHAIPLNALAGPVTITTGRRLRESGWPPGATRLAVMLDGGCAFETLAAEGVTIWWGAYLGLPQQAIDHGPLVQAAARIAARRAALRAEHGWIMDCYLLARDDAA from the coding sequence ATGCAGCATCTCGCACTCGTCGGCATCGGCACCGGCAGCCCCGACCATCTGACGCAGGGCGCGATCCGGGCGCTGAACGCGGCGCAGGTGATCCTGATACCCCGCAAGGGCGAGACCAAGGCCGATCTGGCCGACCTGCGCCGCGCGATCTGTGCCGATGTCGTGACCAATCCGGCGGTTCGGCTGGTCGAGTTCGACCTTCCCGAACGCGATCCCGCGACGCCGGACTATCTGCAGCGCGTGGGCGACTGGCACGATGCCATCGCCCGCGTCTGGGCCGGGACGCTGGCCACGCTGCGGCCCCCGGTGGACCGTGTGGCGCTGCTGGTCTGGGGCGATCCGTCGCTGTACGATTCGACACTGCGCATCGCGGCACGGCTGCACCCCGCCCCGAAAGTCACCGTGATTCCCGGCATCACCGCACTTCAGGCACTGACCGCCGCCCATGCCATTCCGCTGAACGCGCTGGCCGGGCCTGTCACCATCACCACCGGCCGCCGCCTGCGTGAATCGGGCTGGCCGCCCGGCGCCACGCGCCTTGCGGTGATGCTGGACGGGGGCTGCGCGTTCGAGACGCTGGCCGCCGAAGGCGTCACGATCTGGTGGGGGGCCTATCTGGGCCTGCCGCAACAGGCGATCGACCATGGACCCCTGGTGCAGGCCGCTGCACGCATCGCGGCACGGCGCGCGGCGCTGCGGGCCGAACACGGGTGGATCATGGACTGCTACCTTCTGGCGCGCGATGACGCGGCCTGA
- a CDS encoding cation-translocating P-type ATPase, translating to MADMQETAPLPWEGADGALTLATVAGLALGLVDAFWLAGPWGPAGLILAFAAGGIPAALSALRALFRQGRIDIDLLMVVAALAAAAVGAALEGAVLLALFSASGTLEHRAMGRARRAVEALMDLRPEVALIRRGDAVTEIPAGDLRPGDVVVLRPGARVPVDGVLVQGEGRLDESTLTGEALPVAKGPGAPVFEATVNLHSVLEMRVTRPPADSTVARMIALVSQAQAARAPSQRFSDWFGQRYTIAVLAGSGIALAAFRLSGLPWDDALYRAATLLVAASPCAVVISVPAAILSALAAAARGGVLFKGGAALEMMAEVRAFAFDKTGTLTHGTTTLSGFVARDPAGDLATLAGLEAQAEHHIALAVRRHADMRGIGAAAVRDVRTIPSEGVVGRLDGATVWAGNGRLARRMGADPAALPGAATLVDGDATVIWAGRDAEVRAAATFADSPRASALPALAALRRRGVALTLMTGDRAVVAGRVGAAIGLAPDEIRADLLPEDKLRLVGALAAGGRVAFVGDGVNDAAALARADVGIAMGAAGSDVALQAADVALMSGDLMRLVAAHRLSLRTRAVIRQNLVISLGAMAVLVAGSVAGVLPLPLAVIGHEGGTLLVVLNGLRLLADPVGQAARGFEPDAGDDRETPDPARPRGAMP from the coding sequence ATGGCCGATATGCAGGAAACCGCCCCTCTCCCATGGGAAGGTGCCGACGGCGCGCTGACGCTGGCCACCGTTGCGGGGCTCGCCCTCGGGCTGGTCGATGCCTTCTGGCTGGCAGGACCCTGGGGGCCTGCCGGGTTGATCCTGGCCTTTGCCGCGGGCGGCATTCCAGCGGCGCTTTCGGCGCTGCGGGCGCTGTTCCGGCAAGGGCGGATCGACATCGACCTTCTGATGGTGGTTGCGGCGCTTGCGGCGGCAGCGGTGGGCGCGGCACTCGAGGGCGCCGTGCTGCTGGCGCTGTTCTCGGCCTCCGGCACGCTGGAGCACCGCGCCATGGGCCGGGCGCGCAGGGCCGTCGAGGCGCTGATGGACCTGCGCCCCGAGGTCGCGCTGATCCGCCGGGGCGACGCGGTCACCGAGATCCCGGCCGGCGACCTGCGGCCGGGTGATGTGGTCGTGTTGCGGCCGGGTGCGCGGGTGCCGGTCGACGGCGTGCTGGTTCAGGGCGAGGGGCGGCTGGACGAAAGCACCCTGACGGGCGAGGCGCTGCCGGTGGCAAAGGGCCCCGGTGCCCCGGTGTTCGAGGCCACGGTAAACCTGCACAGCGTGCTGGAAATGCGCGTGACGCGCCCGCCGGCCGATAGCACCGTGGCGCGGATGATCGCGCTTGTCAGTCAGGCGCAGGCCGCGCGCGCGCCGTCGCAGCGTTTCTCGGACTGGTTCGGGCAGCGCTATACCATCGCGGTTCTGGCGGGATCAGGTATCGCGCTGGCGGCGTTCCGGCTTTCCGGACTGCCATGGGACGACGCGCTGTACCGCGCGGCCACCCTGCTGGTGGCGGCCTCGCCCTGCGCAGTGGTGATCTCGGTTCCCGCCGCGATCCTGTCGGCGCTTGCCGCGGCAGCGCGCGGCGGGGTGCTGTTCAAGGGTGGCGCCGCGCTCGAGATGATGGCCGAGGTCCGCGCCTTCGCCTTCGACAAGACCGGCACCCTGACCCATGGCACGACCACGCTGTCGGGCTTCGTGGCGCGCGACCCTGCGGGCGATCTCGCCACCCTGGCGGGGCTTGAGGCGCAGGCCGAACATCACATCGCCCTTGCGGTCCGGCGCCATGCGGACATGCGGGGCATCGGTGCCGCCGCGGTCCGCGACGTGCGCACGATCCCGAGCGAGGGCGTGGTGGGCCGGCTGGACGGCGCGACGGTGTGGGCGGGCAACGGTCGGCTTGCGCGACGGATGGGCGCGGACCCCGCCGCGCTGCCGGGGGCCGCCACGCTGGTTGACGGGGACGCGACGGTCATCTGGGCCGGGCGCGACGCCGAGGTGCGCGCGGCCGCGACCTTTGCCGACAGCCCGCGCGCATCGGCCCTGCCCGCGCTTGCGGCGCTGCGGCGGCGGGGCGTGGCACTGACCCTGATGACCGGCGACCGGGCCGTTGTGGCGGGGCGTGTCGGTGCGGCCATCGGGCTTGCCCCGGATGAGATCCGCGCCGACCTTCTGCCGGAAGACAAGCTGCGGCTGGTGGGGGCCCTGGCGGCCGGGGGCCGCGTGGCCTTTGTCGGTGACGGCGTGAATGACGCTGCGGCGCTCGCGCGGGCGGATGTCGGCATCGCCATGGGCGCGGCGGGCAGCGATGTGGCGCTTCAGGCGGCGGATGTGGCGCTGATGTCGGGCGACCTGATGCGCCTGGTCGCCGCGCACCGCCTGAGCCTGCGGACGCGCGCCGTCATCCGCCAGAACCTTGTCATCTCGCTTGGTGCGATGGCGGTGCTGGTGGCGGGCAGTGTGGCAGGGGTGCTGCCGCTGCCCCTGGCCGTGATCGGCCACGAGGGCGGTACGCTTCTGGTGGTGTTGAACGGCCTGCGGCTTCTGGCCGATCCGGTGGGCCAGGCGGCCCGGGGGTTTGAGCCGGACGCAGGCGATGATAGGGAAACCCCCGACCCCGCCCGCCCGAGAGGTGCCATGCCATGA
- the kdsA gene encoding 3-deoxy-8-phosphooctulonate synthase: MTAPQPAVRLGNVTFANDAPLAFILGPCQMESRAHALEMAEAVAGIGRDLGVGVVFKASYDKANRTSLGGARGVGMSAALDVFAEVRDRFGLPVLTDVHEPAHCAAVAEVVDVLQIPAFLCRQTDLLVAAAQTGRVVNVKKGQFLAPWDMAHVVAKVTGSGNGRVLVTERGVSFGYNTLVSDMRALPVLAATGAPVIFDATHSVQQPGGQGGASGGQREFVAVLARAAVAVGVAGVFIETHEAPDRAPSDGPNMVPLAELPALLRVLVRFDGLRKSLDTASAP; this comes from the coding sequence ATGACCGCCCCGCAGCCTGCCGTCCGTCTGGGCAACGTGACCTTTGCCAATGACGCGCCGCTGGCCTTCATCCTGGGCCCCTGCCAGATGGAAAGCCGCGCGCATGCCCTGGAGATGGCCGAAGCCGTGGCCGGGATCGGCCGTGACCTGGGCGTGGGCGTGGTGTTCAAGGCGAGCTATGACAAGGCCAACCGCACGAGCCTTGGCGGCGCGCGGGGCGTCGGCATGTCGGCCGCGCTCGACGTGTTCGCCGAGGTGCGCGACCGCTTCGGCCTGCCGGTGCTGACCGACGTGCACGAACCGGCCCATTGCGCGGCCGTGGCCGAGGTGGTCGACGTGCTGCAGATACCCGCGTTCCTGTGCCGCCAGACCGATCTTCTGGTTGCCGCGGCGCAGACCGGGCGCGTGGTGAACGTGAAGAAGGGGCAGTTCCTGGCACCCTGGGACATGGCGCATGTGGTGGCCAAGGTGACCGGGTCGGGCAACGGCCGCGTATTGGTGACCGAACGGGGGGTCAGCTTTGGCTACAACACCCTGGTCAGCGACATGCGGGCGCTGCCGGTCCTGGCAGCAACCGGTGCCCCGGTGATCTTTGACGCCACCCATTCCGTCCAGCAGCCCGGCGGACAGGGCGGCGCCTCGGGTGGGCAGCGGGAATTCGTGGCGGTGCTCGCCCGGGCGGCGGTGGCAGTGGGCGTGGCCGGCGTGTTCATCGAGACGCATGAGGCACCGGACCGCGCACCTTCGGACGGGCCGAACATGGTGCCCCTGGCCGAACTGCCCGCCCTGCTGCGCGTGCTGGTCCGGTTCGACGGGCTGCGCAAGTCGCTGGATACGGCATCAGCCCCCTGA
- a CDS encoding alpha-hydroxy-acid oxidizing protein, with product MPVITCIEDLRRLHKARAPKMFYDYAESGSYTEQTFRENTTDFARLRLRQKVAVDMTGRSLETTMIGEKVAMPVALAPVGMTGMQHADGEILAARAAEAMGVPFTLSTMSICSIEDVAASTGRPFWFQLYVMRDEDFVDRLIERARVAKCSALVLTLDLQILGQRHKDLKNGLSAPPKFTLPVLMDLAMRWRWGMGMLGTRRRFFGNIVGHAKGVGDTASLMSWTNEQFDPQLDWDKIARIRDRWGGKLILKGILDEEDARRAADFGADAIIVSNHGGRQLDGALSAIRMLPRIVRAVGDRVEVHMDSGIRSGQDVLKALALGARSTFIGRAYIYGLGAMGQAGVTRALEVIRKELDVTMALCGERDVRALGRHNLLIPADFEGDWADG from the coding sequence ATGCCCGTGATCACCTGCATCGAAGACCTGCGTCGCCTGCACAAGGCACGCGCACCCAAGATGTTCTACGATTACGCAGAATCGGGCAGCTACACCGAACAGACGTTCCGCGAGAACACGACCGATTTCGCGCGGCTGCGGCTGCGGCAGAAGGTGGCCGTGGACATGACCGGACGCAGCCTCGAAACGACGATGATCGGCGAGAAGGTCGCGATGCCGGTTGCGCTCGCCCCCGTCGGCATGACCGGCATGCAGCATGCCGATGGCGAGATCCTTGCCGCGCGGGCCGCCGAGGCCATGGGCGTGCCGTTCACCCTGTCCACGATGTCGATCTGCTCGATCGAGGATGTCGCGGCCAGCACCGGTCGGCCATTCTGGTTCCAGCTCTACGTGATGCGGGACGAGGATTTCGTGGATCGGCTGATCGAGCGCGCGCGGGTGGCGAAATGTTCGGCGCTCGTGCTGACGCTTGACCTGCAGATCCTGGGGCAGCGCCACAAGGATCTGAAGAACGGCCTTTCGGCGCCGCCGAAGTTCACCCTGCCCGTGCTGATGGATCTGGCGATGCGGTGGCGTTGGGGGATGGGCATGCTGGGCACCAGGCGCCGCTTCTTCGGCAATATCGTCGGCCATGCCAAGGGCGTGGGCGACACCGCCAGCCTGATGAGCTGGACGAACGAACAGTTCGATCCGCAGCTTGACTGGGACAAGATCGCGCGCATCCGCGACCGCTGGGGCGGCAAGCTGATCCTCAAGGGTATCCTGGACGAGGAGGACGCGCGCCGCGCCGCCGATTTCGGCGCCGATGCAATCATCGTGTCGAACCACGGAGGGCGGCAGCTGGATGGCGCGCTGTCGGCGATCCGCATGCTGCCCAGGATCGTGCGGGCGGTCGGCGACAGGGTCGAGGTCCACATGGATTCCGGTATCCGTTCGGGCCAGGACGTGCTGAAGGCGCTTGCGCTCGGCGCACGGTCCACCTTCATCGGCCGGGCCTATATCTATGGTCTGGGCGCCATGGGGCAGGCCGGCGTCACCCGGGCGCTTGAGGTCATCCGCAAGGAGCTTGATGTCACGATGGCGCTGTGCGGCGAACGGGATGTCCGCGCACTCGGTCGGCACAACCTGCTGATCCCGGCCGATTTCGAGGGCGACTGGGCCGACGGCTGA
- a CDS encoding twin-arginine translocation pathway signal protein, protein MSLSRRRFIALIGGGTVLAATAAAAGFALTRTPHAALAPWDAAGKQAEPRLFALSHAILAPNPHNRQPWVAELSGQDGIRIYRDPERNLPHTDPHDRQLTIGMGCFLELLSVAASATGHHAGITLYPQGEAPDMPVADVRLTPGATLDPLFAHVLNRRSCKEPFAPRAVPASDAEALAPHARIITEPALVAELRALTWEAWMIEAETPHTFRESVDLMRFGKREILANPDGIDLGGPFLETLMLVGVLDREAQLDPASTAFRQGVAMYRTMLEATPAYAAISTAGNSRADQIAAGRAWMRLNLTTTGRGLSLHPVSQALQEFPEMAGPNARAHALLAEPGQTVQMLGRLGYGPAVPRTPRWPLETRLRNA, encoded by the coding sequence ATGTCCCTTTCGCGCCGCCGCTTCATCGCCCTGATCGGGGGCGGCACCGTTCTTGCCGCCACCGCCGCCGCAGCGGGCTTTGCGCTGACCCGCACCCCCCATGCCGCGCTTGCCCCCTGGGACGCCGCAGGCAAGCAGGCCGAACCGCGCCTCTTTGCACTGAGCCATGCGATCCTCGCCCCCAATCCGCACAACCGCCAGCCCTGGGTGGCCGAACTGTCTGGCCAGGACGGCATCCGCATCTACCGCGATCCGGAACGCAACCTGCCCCACACCGATCCCCACGACCGCCAGCTGACGATCGGCATGGGCTGTTTCCTCGAACTCCTGTCGGTGGCCGCCAGTGCAACCGGGCATCACGCGGGGATCACGCTTTACCCGCAGGGCGAAGCACCGGACATGCCGGTGGCGGACGTGCGCCTGACGCCCGGCGCGACCCTTGATCCGCTGTTTGCCCACGTCCTGAACCGGCGGTCCTGCAAGGAACCCTTTGCCCCCCGCGCCGTGCCTGCCAGCGATGCCGAGGCGCTTGCACCCCATGCCCGGATCATCACCGAACCCGCCCTTGTGGCCGAACTGCGCGCCCTGACCTGGGAGGCCTGGATGATCGAGGCCGAGACCCCGCACACCTTCCGCGAAAGCGTCGACCTGATGCGCTTTGGCAAGCGTGAAATCCTGGCCAACCCGGATGGCATCGACCTTGGCGGGCCGTTTCTGGAGACGCTGATGCTGGTCGGCGTGCTGGACCGTGAGGCCCAGCTTGACCCGGCATCAACGGCTTTCCGGCAGGGCGTGGCCATGTACCGCACGATGCTGGAGGCGACGCCGGCCTATGCCGCCATCTCGACAGCGGGCAACAGCCGCGCCGACCAGATTGCGGCAGGGCGCGCATGGATGCGGCTGAACCTGACAACGACAGGGCGTGGCCTGTCGCTGCATCCGGTCAGCCAGGCATTGCAGGAGTTCCCCGAAATGGCCGGGCCCAACGCCCGCGCCCATGCCCTGCTGGCCGAACCCGGGCAGACGGTTCAAATGCTGGGGCGCCTGGGCTATGGTCCGGCGGTGCCCCGCACGCCGCGATGGCCGCTGGAGACCCGGCTGAGGAATGCCTGA
- a CDS encoding MarR family transcriptional regulator — MPEPTPAETYFALFNEIGILEQLSRAVFEARLPKGFVLGQFAVLNHLVRVRDGRTPLELARAFQVPKTTMTHSLAVLDRHGLIRMEANPQDGRSKRVWITEDGRTFRERAIADLGPDLLALNAQFPVQRVAPLVPALADLRRVMDAMRDAT, encoded by the coding sequence ATGCCTGAACCGACACCCGCCGAAACCTATTTTGCCCTGTTCAACGAGATCGGCATCCTGGAACAACTGTCCCGCGCGGTGTTCGAGGCGCGGCTGCCCAAGGGGTTCGTCCTTGGGCAGTTCGCGGTCCTGAACCATCTCGTGCGGGTCAGGGACGGCCGCACGCCGCTGGAACTCGCCCGCGCGTTCCAGGTGCCCAAGACGACGATGACCCACAGCCTTGCCGTGCTCGACCGTCACGGGCTGATCCGGATGGAGGCGAACCCGCAGGACGGTCGGTCGAAGCGCGTGTGGATCACCGAAGACGGCCGGACCTTCCGTGAACGGGCCATCGCCGATCTTGGCCCCGACCTTCTGGCACTGAACGCGCAGTTTCCGGTTCAGCGCGTGGCGCCGCTTGTCCCGGCTCTTGCAGACCTGCGCCGGGTGATGGACGCGATGCGTGACGCGACCTGA
- a CDS encoding S8 family serine peptidase, whose product MTKDDSDDAPPADRRRRTLLRRLGATALGLPLAALAGPVRADDDDDGDDDDGDDDDDDDDDDDRSSFGDRDRAGRGDDARRNRRAAGRSQPPAPRSAPPRPPEIVVILPAGGDPAVILSAGYRVIATGQGPLRGASVLRLGLPPGRSPADARAEVQALLPGSLADENHLYRPDELLCRDGDCAAHAMIGWAGWPSAWAPRIGMIDTGVNVNHDALNGQRITVHQIPLTDLDAAGRQHGTAIAAQLVGRMDSRVPGLLPLAELVAVEAFHVGAGGDAADAFSLAQAVETLIDARVSVINMSFSGPDNAVLRQLVQDAGGAGIGLVAAAGNGGPGAPPGYPAAWPEVIAVTAVDGALRPYRQGNRGPYVTLAAPGVNLWTAASISGGRLRSGTSYAAPFVTAALAVERLRRPDAPVAEVVTGMVACARDLGDAGFDEVFGHGLVSSPSQCTTGGYLVSGE is encoded by the coding sequence ATGACGAAAGACGACAGCGACGATGCCCCCCCCGCCGACCGCCGCCGCCGCACCCTGCTGCGTCGCCTCGGGGCGACCGCCCTGGGCCTGCCGCTGGCTGCCCTGGCCGGCCCCGTGCGCGCGGACGATGACGACGACGGTGACGATGATGACGGCGACGATGACGATGATGACGACGACGATGATGATCGTTCGTCGTTTGGTGACCGGGATCGTGCCGGACGTGGCGACGACGCCCGTCGCAACCGGCGCGCCGCCGGTCGCAGCCAGCCGCCTGCCCCCCGGTCCGCCCCCCCGCGCCCGCCCGAAATCGTGGTGATCCTGCCGGCAGGCGGGGACCCGGCCGTCATCCTGTCAGCCGGATACCGGGTGATCGCGACCGGGCAGGGACCGCTGCGGGGCGCGTCTGTCCTGCGGCTGGGACTGCCGCCCGGGCGCAGCCCCGCCGATGCCCGGGCCGAGGTGCAGGCGCTGCTGCCGGGTAGTCTGGCGGACGAGAACCACCTCTACCGCCCCGATGAATTGCTGTGTCGCGATGGCGACTGTGCCGCGCATGCGATGATCGGCTGGGCGGGCTGGCCCTCGGCCTGGGCACCACGGATCGGCATGATCGACACCGGCGTGAACGTGAACCACGATGCGCTGAACGGGCAGCGCATCACCGTGCATCAGATCCCGCTGACCGATCTGGATGCGGCCGGGCGCCAGCACGGCACGGCCATCGCGGCGCAGCTGGTGGGCCGGATGGACAGCCGGGTTCCGGGGCTTCTGCCGCTTGCGGAACTGGTTGCGGTCGAGGCGTTCCATGTGGGGGCGGGTGGCGACGCGGCCGATGCCTTCAGCCTTGCGCAGGCGGTCGAGACGCTGATCGACGCGCGGGTTTCGGTGATCAACATGTCCTTTTCGGGGCCGGACAACGCGGTGCTGCGCCAACTGGTGCAGGATGCCGGCGGGGCCGGTATCGGGCTGGTCGCGGCGGCGGGCAACGGTGGCCCCGGCGCGCCCCCGGGCTATCCTGCCGCCTGGCCCGAGGTGATCGCCGTTACAGCGGTCGACGGCGCCTTGCGCCCCTATCGGCAGGGCAACCGCGGCCCCTATGTCACGCTGGCCGCACCTGGCGTGAACCTGTGGACGGCGGCCTCGATCTCGGGCGGGCGGCTGCGTTCGGGAACGTCCTACGCCGCGCCCTTCGTCACGGCGGCGCTTGCGGTGGAACGGCTGCGCAGGCCGGACGCGCCGGTGGCCGAGGTGGTGACGGGCATGGTCGCCTGTGCCCGTGACCTGGGCGATGCCGGTTTTGACGAGGTGTTCGGCCATGGCCTGGTATCGTCGCCCTCGCAATGCACCACGGGCGGATATCTTGTCAGCGGGGAATGA
- a CDS encoding RNA polymerase sigma factor, with amino-acid sequence MIQMLPRLRAFARSLARSQDLADDLVQLTCEKALRNLGSYAPGTRLDSWLFRIMRNAWIDQTRARRDTTPLDGVEDGFEPMGDDGRVVTENRLHLAQVRRAIDALPEEQRAVMLLVCVEGMRYREAAEALGIPDGTVMSRLSRARLSLAAALQDIPARDSTGATRA; translated from the coding sequence ATGATCCAGATGCTGCCCCGCCTGCGGGCCTTTGCCCGCAGCCTGGCCCGGTCGCAGGACCTCGCGGACGATCTGGTGCAACTGACCTGCGAAAAGGCGCTGCGGAACCTTGGCAGCTATGCGCCGGGCACGCGGCTCGACTCGTGGCTGTTCCGCATCATGCGGAACGCCTGGATCGACCAGACCCGGGCCCGCCGCGATACCACGCCGCTCGACGGTGTCGAGGACGGGTTCGAGCCGATGGGCGACGACGGGCGCGTCGTCACGGAAAACCGCCTGCATCTGGCGCAGGTCCGTCGCGCCATCGACGCCCTGCCCGAGGAACAGCGCGCGGTCATGCTGCTCGTCTGTGTCGAGGGCATGCGCTATCGCGAGGCGGCCGAGGCGCTTGGCATTCCCGACGGCACGGTGATGAGCAGGCTCAGCCGGGCACGCCTTTCCCTGGCCGCCGCACTTCAGGACATCCCCGCCCGGGACAGCACAGGAGCGACCCGCGCATGA
- the trpA gene encoding tryptophan synthase subunit alpha, which translates to MTRIDDTFARLRAQGRKAFVAYIMAGDPDAETSLAVMRGLPAAGADIIELGMPFTDPMADGPTIQLAGQRALDGGQTLDRTLQMVRDFRAGDAVTPIVMMGYYNPIYSRGVERFLADATEAGIDGLIVVDLPPEEDSELCLPAQAAGLNFIRLATPTTDDKRLPKVLQNTSGFVYYVSITGITGAAAAQAADVGPEVARIKAATDLPVIVGFGITTPEAARAIAGIADGCVVGSAIVRDIGARRPVDEVLAGVAALAAGAHAA; encoded by the coding sequence ATGACCCGCATCGACGACACCTTCGCCCGGCTGCGCGCGCAAGGTCGCAAGGCATTTGTCGCCTATATCATGGCGGGGGATCCCGATGCGGAAACCTCGCTTGCGGTGATGAGGGGTCTGCCTGCCGCGGGGGCGGACATCATCGAGCTCGGCATGCCCTTTACCGATCCGATGGCCGATGGTCCGACGATCCAGCTGGCCGGGCAGCGCGCCCTTGACGGCGGGCAGACGCTGGACCGCACGCTGCAGATGGTGCGGGACTTCCGCGCCGGGGATGCCGTCACGCCGATCGTGATGATGGGCTACTACAACCCGATCTACTCGCGGGGGGTGGAGCGGTTCCTGGCCGACGCCACGGAGGCCGGGATCGACGGGCTGATCGTGGTGGACCTGCCGCCCGAGGAGGATTCCGAGCTTTGCCTGCCCGCGCAGGCGGCGGGGCTCAACTTCATCCGTCTGGCGACGCCGACGACGGATGACAAGCGGCTGCCGAAGGTGCTGCAGAACACCTCGGGCTTTGTCTATTACGTCTCGATCACCGGGATCACGGGGGCCGCGGCTGCGCAGGCCGCAGACGTCGGCCCCGAGGTCGCGCGCATCAAGGCCGCGACCGACCTGCCGGTCATCGTGGGCTTCGGCATCACCACGCCCGAGGCGGCAAGGGCCATCGCCGGAATCGCGGACGGCTGCGTCGTGGGATCGGCCATCGTGCGCGACATCGGGGCGCGCCGCCCGGTGGACGAGGTGCTGGCGGGCGTGGCGGCGCTGGCCGCGGGGGCCCACGCCGCCTGA